From a single Miscanthus floridulus cultivar M001 chromosome 8, ASM1932011v1, whole genome shotgun sequence genomic region:
- the LOC136470158 gene encoding E3 ubiquitin-protein ligase EL5-like codes for MAFGNILTIAGILLFIVIFAFGVVSLQCCFNACHCRHAQQAAAASQSALWRRGGGTTAVGGGDPELLLLRSLPATVYRAAPAPRSTRSEDVVECVVCLAELEDGEVARFLPCCNRGFHAQCVDTWLASQSTCPLCRINVIAMARSWRRCPQWFFLWSRPPEPEKYRRQPAHVRASRVVRVAGARRGDRDHSEH; via the coding sequence ATGGCATTCGGCAACATCCTCACCATTGCCGGTATCCTCCTATTTATTGTGATCTTCGCCTTTGGGGTCGTCTCCCTGCAGTGCTGCTTCAACGCGTGCCACTGCCGCCATGCCCAGCAGGCAGCGGCGGCGTCGCAGAGCGCGCTGTGGCGCCGTGGTGGCGGGACGACGGCGGTCGGAGGTGGTGacccggagctgctgctgctgcgctcgCTGCCGGCCACGGTGTACCGCGCCGCGCCGGCGCCGCGTTCGACAAGGAGTGAGGACGTTGTGGAGTGCGTGGTGTGCCTCGCGGAGCTCGAGGACGGGGAAGTGGCCCGGTTCTTGCCGTGCTGCAACCGTGGATTCCACGCCCAGTGCGTCGACACGTGGCTGGCATCCCAATCCACCTGCCCGCTCTGCCGGATCAACGTCATCGCTATGGCTAGGTCATGGCGCCGGTGCCCGCAGTGGTTCTTCCTCTGGTCCCGCCCGCCTGAGCCCGAGAAATATCGCCGCCAACCTGCCCACGTGCGTGCTTCTCGGGTTGTCCGAGTTGCAGGGGCAAGGCGCGGTGATCGTGATCACTCTGAACACTGA
- the LOC136470159 gene encoding uncharacterized protein, with protein sequence MLTLEAILAAVPAEYREPLRVKSSAKKAWEAIVAMRVGSDRVKKAMVQLLKQEYANLKFKDGESVDEFSLRLQTLISKLRSHVITIDEEEAVFKYLHSVPTKYIQIALSIETMLDLSTLTIEDVTGRLWAVDERLEQAIATTDSGKPLLTDEEWAARMKEKKFGEASSSHGGDGKHHDKASLEKKKVDDDDEATLLMATYCALHDVEAKEKGEGMAVEGPGKALKAVNLDKPRTHVHLGRVGGEQEHQWYLDSDASNHMTGSKVAFSELDDDVIDTVKFGDISRVAI encoded by the exons ATGTtaacgttggaggctatcctcgctgctgtgccagcagagtacagggagccgttgagggtgaagagctctgctaagaaggcgtgggaggccattgtggcgaTGCGCGTTGGTTCCGACCGCGTAAAAAAGGCGATGgtccagctgctgaagcaggagtacgccaacctcaagttcaaggatggtgaatcagtGGACGaattctccctccgcctgcagacgctcattagcaagctgaggagccacgtcatcaccatcgatgaagaagaggcagtcttcaagtacctccactccgtaccGACGAAGtatatccagatcgctctctccatagagacgatgttggatctttccaccctcaccattgaggatgtgactggTCGGTTGTGGGCGGTGGATgagcgcctagagcaggcgaTAGCAACGACAGACAGCGGCAAGCCGCTGCTGACAGatgaggagtgggctgcccggatgAAGGAAAAGAAGttcggggaagcctcctccagccacggtggcgatggcaagcatcACGACAAGGCTTCTTTGGAAAAGAAGAAG gttgatgatgatgatgaggccactctcctgatggcgacgtactgtgcactgcacgacgttgaggccaaggaaAAAGGAGAGGGGATGGCAGTGGAAGGGCCtgggaaggctctgaaggctgtcaacctcgacaaaCCACGCACCCatgtccacctcggacgtgtgggcggcgaACAGGAGCATCAGTGGTACTTGGACTCCgatgccagcaaccacatgacgggctctaaggtagccttctctgagctcgacgacgACGTGATCGatacggtgaagttcggtgacatctcaagggtggcgatctga
- the LOC136473967 gene encoding uncharacterized protein isoform X2, with the protein MASDEFISLEAPCEADAKDEGADVQVKAPDVNGAEPLASELQPEGEAGVVGSNPKPSAGNLDLEEGQVEDMDLMDDDVVVGKDQLLDASIHPVTSVAAVQTVIGFEVKLDKGDGTENAPIFESNSISVEESPSRGVKRARVESKEPSIRVIYSDLTRESKRKLMQLMQQWSEWQARRQHHLKEAVEGTLESGEETYYPALHVGSEKSCAVSFWVDNQARESDTVDDDSVPQYDREFTLGSTPLGDSSNTERADKVDSRCFNCGSYSHALKDCPKPRDNVAISNARKQHNLKRNQSNVNRVQNRYYQKTPGKFDDLKAGVLGPETRQCLGIGENDPPPWLHRMRELGYPPGYLDVVDDEDKPSGITIFGDGEVKLEYEEGELSEQAEASPPKKRMTVEFPGINAPIPENGDQWLWGSAPPQSSGRHHSLDSRDYHDRGPPGADHYSSRYHSHDYGPLSPSLGRSHSDRVWRSPPRYDNLPVPADDGAWTPHSYPSRQYSGHYSSSSEMSSRHSRDRDRDRHDSRHYHHRR; encoded by the exons GAAGCTGATGCGAAAGATGAAGGGGCAGACGTTCAGGTTAAGGCTCCTGATGTGAATGGGGCGGAGCCTCTGGCATCTGAACTCCAACCAGAAGGGGAAGCTGGTGTTGTGGGCAGTAATCCCAAGCCATCTGCTGGGAACCTGGATCTTGAAGAGGGGCAAGTGGAAGATAtggacctcatggatgatgacgtAGTGGTTGGAAAGGATCAGCTATTAGATGCTTCCATTCATCCCGTGACCAGTGTTGCAGCTGTGCAGACTGTGATTGGTTTTGAGGTCAAGCTGGACAAGGGCGACGGGACTGAAAATGCACCAATTTTTGAGTCAAACAGCATCTCTGTTGAAGAAAGTC CCTCGAGAGGAGTTAAAAGAGCTCGTGTAGAATCAAAGGAGCCTTCTATTCGTGTCATCTACAGTGATTTGACAAG GGAAAGCAAAAGAAAGCTTATGCAACTGATGCAACAATGGTCTGAGTGGCAGGCCAGAAGGCAGCACCATTTGAAG GAAGCTGTGGAAGGGACCTTAGAAAGTGGTGAAGAGACTTATTATCCAGCATTACATGTTGGTTCTGAGAAATCTTGTGCTGTG TCATTTTGGGTGGATAACCAAGCAAGGGAAAGTGATACCGTAGATGATGATTCTGTTCCACAGTATGATCGGGAGTTTACCTTGGGCTCGACTCCTCTGGGTGATTCATCAAACACTGAAAG GGCAGATAAGGTCGATTCACGCTGCTTCAATTGTGGTTCTTATAGCCATGCTCTGAAGGATTGCCCAAAGCCTCGGGACAACGTTGCAATTAGCAATGCCCGAAAGCAGCATAATTTGAAAAGAAACCAATCTAATGTGAACCGTGTACAAAATCGATACTACCAGAAAACGCCTGGCAAATTTGATGATCTGAAAGCTGGAGTACTGGGACCTGAAACTAGACAGTGCTTGGGGATCGGG GAAAATGATCCCCCTCCTTGGCTGCATAGAATGCGTGAGTTAGGGTATCCTCCGGGCTACCTAG ATGTGGTTGACGATGAAGATAAACCTTCTGGTATCACCATATTTGGAGATGGTGAGGTGAAACTAGAGTACGAGGAGGGAGAGCTTTCAGAGCAAGCCGAGGCATCCCCGCCTAAGAAAAGGATGACAGTGGAGTTCCCTGGAATAAACGCCCCCATCCCAGAGAATGGTGACCAGTGGCTGTGGGGTAGCGCCCCGCCCCAGTCCTCAGGCCGCCACCACTCATTGGATTCGAGGGATTACCATGACAGAGGACCTCCCGGTGCTGATCATTATTCATCGAGATACCATTCCCACGATTATGGGCCTTTGAGCCCAAGCTTAGGGAGGTCACACTCAGACAGGGTGTGGAGAAGCCCGCCTCGTTATGATAATCTGCCAGTGCCAGCAGACGATGGTGCCTGGACCCCGCATTCATACCCCAGCAGGCAGTACTCGGGCCACTACAGCTCGAGCTCTGAGATGTCGTCACGCCATTCTAGGGATAGAGACAGAGACAGGCATGACAGCAGGCACTACCACCACCGCAGATGA
- the LOC136473967 gene encoding uncharacterized protein isoform X1 — MASDEFISLEAPCEADAKDEGADVQVKAPDVNGAEPLASELQPEGEAGVVGSNPKPSAGNLDLEEGQVEDMDLMDDDVVVGKDQLLDASIHPVTSVAAVQTVIGFEVKLDKGDGTENAPIFESNSISVEESPSRGVKRARVESKEPSIRVIYSDLTRESKRKLMQLMQQWSEWQARRQHHLKEAVEGTLESGEETYYPALHVGSEKSCAVSFWVDNQARESDTVDDDSVPQYDREFTLGSTPLGDSSNTESRADKVDSRCFNCGSYSHALKDCPKPRDNVAISNARKQHNLKRNQSNVNRVQNRYYQKTPGKFDDLKAGVLGPETRQCLGIGENDPPPWLHRMRELGYPPGYLDVVDDEDKPSGITIFGDGEVKLEYEEGELSEQAEASPPKKRMTVEFPGINAPIPENGDQWLWGSAPPQSSGRHHSLDSRDYHDRGPPGADHYSSRYHSHDYGPLSPSLGRSHSDRVWRSPPRYDNLPVPADDGAWTPHSYPSRQYSGHYSSSSEMSSRHSRDRDRDRHDSRHYHHRR, encoded by the exons GAAGCTGATGCGAAAGATGAAGGGGCAGACGTTCAGGTTAAGGCTCCTGATGTGAATGGGGCGGAGCCTCTGGCATCTGAACTCCAACCAGAAGGGGAAGCTGGTGTTGTGGGCAGTAATCCCAAGCCATCTGCTGGGAACCTGGATCTTGAAGAGGGGCAAGTGGAAGATAtggacctcatggatgatgacgtAGTGGTTGGAAAGGATCAGCTATTAGATGCTTCCATTCATCCCGTGACCAGTGTTGCAGCTGTGCAGACTGTGATTGGTTTTGAGGTCAAGCTGGACAAGGGCGACGGGACTGAAAATGCACCAATTTTTGAGTCAAACAGCATCTCTGTTGAAGAAAGTC CCTCGAGAGGAGTTAAAAGAGCTCGTGTAGAATCAAAGGAGCCTTCTATTCGTGTCATCTACAGTGATTTGACAAG GGAAAGCAAAAGAAAGCTTATGCAACTGATGCAACAATGGTCTGAGTGGCAGGCCAGAAGGCAGCACCATTTGAAG GAAGCTGTGGAAGGGACCTTAGAAAGTGGTGAAGAGACTTATTATCCAGCATTACATGTTGGTTCTGAGAAATCTTGTGCTGTG TCATTTTGGGTGGATAACCAAGCAAGGGAAAGTGATACCGTAGATGATGATTCTGTTCCACAGTATGATCGGGAGTTTACCTTGGGCTCGACTCCTCTGGGTGATTCATCAAACACTGAAAG CAGGGCAGATAAGGTCGATTCACGCTGCTTCAATTGTGGTTCTTATAGCCATGCTCTGAAGGATTGCCCAAAGCCTCGGGACAACGTTGCAATTAGCAATGCCCGAAAGCAGCATAATTTGAAAAGAAACCAATCTAATGTGAACCGTGTACAAAATCGATACTACCAGAAAACGCCTGGCAAATTTGATGATCTGAAAGCTGGAGTACTGGGACCTGAAACTAGACAGTGCTTGGGGATCGGG GAAAATGATCCCCCTCCTTGGCTGCATAGAATGCGTGAGTTAGGGTATCCTCCGGGCTACCTAG ATGTGGTTGACGATGAAGATAAACCTTCTGGTATCACCATATTTGGAGATGGTGAGGTGAAACTAGAGTACGAGGAGGGAGAGCTTTCAGAGCAAGCCGAGGCATCCCCGCCTAAGAAAAGGATGACAGTGGAGTTCCCTGGAATAAACGCCCCCATCCCAGAGAATGGTGACCAGTGGCTGTGGGGTAGCGCCCCGCCCCAGTCCTCAGGCCGCCACCACTCATTGGATTCGAGGGATTACCATGACAGAGGACCTCCCGGTGCTGATCATTATTCATCGAGATACCATTCCCACGATTATGGGCCTTTGAGCCCAAGCTTAGGGAGGTCACACTCAGACAGGGTGTGGAGAAGCCCGCCTCGTTATGATAATCTGCCAGTGCCAGCAGACGATGGTGCCTGGACCCCGCATTCATACCCCAGCAGGCAGTACTCGGGCCACTACAGCTCGAGCTCTGAGATGTCGTCACGCCATTCTAGGGATAGAGACAGAGACAGGCATGACAGCAGGCACTACCACCACCGCAGATGA